A portion of the Zootoca vivipara chromosome 6, rZooViv1.1, whole genome shotgun sequence genome contains these proteins:
- the LOC118086125 gene encoding arylacetamide deacetylase-like 4 — MELLLGLVLGVIGVIGILFLLLLSFTIYYDLSRSEIPSGFDSQLKLRVFHCSFIIVFALGKCLELLGVCRQVAFIRFVVSFRNPRVDPSLSAKDLHFDGVPVRVYQPKAPSAGLRKGFMFFHGGAGMIGSIASYQDVCCKIAKETDSVLVSVGYRLSPEHLPPAQYKDCLAATLHLIQNAASHGVDPSKIIVGGDSAGGNYAAVVAQKLVERSDLPKLRAQVLIYQTSQAMDFNLPSYQQNSSMPPLFQENVVYYVTKYIGKDPSLTGQLLKGSHVPDSMRLKYGKWVSPDNIPERFKGRGYKQVPLAPYEPEVYRQLPETLEADFSCLFADDSVIQKLPETLIVSCEYDVLRDDGLLYKKRLEDHGVKVSWFHVENGFHGVLNLFDAGLFTFPAAVELMDRIVDFVKNL, encoded by the exons ATGGAGCTTCTTCTAGGCCTCGTGCTTGGGGTGATTGGAGTTATAGGGATTCTTTTCCTGTTGCTTCTCTCCTTCACAATTTATTATGATCTTTCCAGGAGTGAAATCCCATCTGGATTTGACAGTCAATTGAAGCTTCGAGTCTTTCACTGTAGTTTCATTATTGTGTTTGCTCTG GGGAAGTGTCTTGAACTGCTGGGTGTCTGCAGACAGGTTGCCTTTATCCGCTTTGTTGTGAGTTTCCGGAATCCAAGAGTGGATCCCAGCCTGTCTGCCAAAGATCTGCATTTCGACGGGGTGCCCGTGAGGGTTTATCAGCCCAAAGCACCATCTGCTGGCCTAAGGAAAGGATTTATGTTCTTTCATGGAGGTGCTGGGATGATTGGGAGCATCG CGTCTTACCAAGATGTCTGCTGCAAAATCGCCAAGGAGACTGATTCAGTGCTTGTGTCTGTCGG CTACCGCCTGTCTCCTGAGCATCTTCCTCCCGCTCAGTACAAGGACTGCCTTGCTGCTACCCTACACTTAATCCAAAATGCAGCTTCCCATGGGGTGGATCCTTCCAAGATCATCGTTGGTGGGGACAGTGCTGGGGGCAAttatgctgctgttgttgcccAGAAACTGGTGGAGAGATCAGACCTTCCAAAGCTACGGGCTCAAGTGCTGATCTACCAGACTAGCCAGGCTATGGACTTCAACCTGCCTTCCTATCAGCAGAACAGCTCAATGCCCCCCTTGTTCCAGGAAAATGTTGTTTACTATGTCACGAAGTATATTGGAAAGGACCCTTCTTTGACAGGCCAGCTCCTGAAGGGCTCTCATGTGCCAGATTCAATGAGGCTAAAATATGGGAAGTGGGTGAGTCCAGACAACATTCCAGAGAGATTTAAGGGGAGAGGCTACAAGCAAGTCCCGCTCGCTCCCTATGAACCTGAAGTCTATAGGCAACTGCCAGAGACATTAGAAGCTGATTTTTCTTGCCTTTTCGCTGATGACTCTGTCATCCAGAAGCTTCCTGAAACCCTAATTGTGAGCTGTGAATATGACGTATTACGAGATGACGGACTGCTGTACAAGAAACGTCTGGAGGACCATGGGGTGAAAGTCAGCTGGTTCCATGTTGAGAACGGGTTTCATGGGGTGCTAAACCTCTTTGATGCAGGCCTGTTCACATTTCCCGCTGCAGTTGAATTAATGGACAGGATTGTAGACTTTGTCAAAAACCTATGA
- the LOC118086126 gene encoding arylacetamide deacetylase-like 3 — protein MVVIVARCLEQLGVCSQFAFTRFLLSFQNKRVDPSLSAKDLHFDGVPVRVYQPKAPSAGPRKGFVFFHGGAGMVGSIESYQDVCSKIAKETDSVVVSVGYRLSPEHLPPAQYKDCLAATIHLIQNAASHGVDPSKIIVGGDSAGGTFACVVAQKLVERSDLPKLRAQVLVYPNTQAMDLNLPCHQQNNSIPVLSREKAAYFGLKYSGKDPSLTGQILKGSHVPDSLRLKYGKWISPDNLPERFKGRGYKQVPLAPYEPEVYRQLPEILEPDISCLFAEDSVIQKLPETLIVSCEYDIIRDDGLLYKKRLEDNGVKVSWFHVENGFHGVISLFDAGLFTFPAAIELMDSIIDFVKNL, from the exons ATGGTGGTCATTGTG GCGAGGTGTCTTGAGCAGCTTGGTGTCTGCAGCCAGTTTGCCTTTACCCGGTTCCTCCTGAGTTTCCAGAATAAAAGAGTGGATCCCAGCCTCTCTGCCAAAGACCTGCATTTCGACGGGGTGCCAGTGAGGGTTTATCAGCCCAAAGCACCATCTGCTGGACCAAGGAAAGGATTTGTTTTCTTTCATGGAGGTGCTGGGATGGTTGGAAGCATCG AGTCTTACCAAGACGTCTGCAGCAAAATCGCCAAGGAGACTGATTCAGTGGTTGTGTCCGTTGG CTACCGCCTGTCTCCTGAGCATCTTCCCCCCGCTCAGTACAAGGACTGCCTTGCTGCTACCATACACTTAATTCAAAACGCAGCTTCCCATGGGGTGGATCCTTCCAAGATCATCGTTGGTGGGGACAGTGCTGGGGGCACGTTTGCTTGTGTTGTTGCCCAGAAATTGGTGGAGAGATCAGACCTTCCAAAGCTACGAGCTCAAGTGCTGGTCTATCCTAATACACAGGCTATGGACCTCAACCTGCCTTGCCATCAACAGAACAACTCAATTCCCGTCTTGTCCCGGGAAAAAGCTGCTTACTTTGGCCTGAAGTATAGTGGAAAGGACCCTTCTTTGACAGGCCAGATCCTGAAGGGCTCTCATGTGCCAGATTCACTGAGGCTGAAATATGGGAAGTGGATAAGTCCAGACAACCTTCCAGAGAGATTTAAGGGGAGAGGCTACAAGCAAGTCCCACTTGCTCCTTATGAACCTGAAGTCTATAGGCAACTGCCAGAGATATTGGAACCTGATATTTCTTGTCTTTTTGCTGAGGACTCTGTCATCCAGAAGCTTCCTGAAACCCTAATTGTGAGCTGCGAGTATGACATAATACGAGACGACGGACTACTATACAAGAAACGTCTGGAGGACAATGGGGTGAAAGTCAGCTGGTTCCATGTTGAGAATGGGTTTCATGGGGTGATAAGCCTCTTTGATGCAGGCCTCTTCACATTCCCCGCTGCAATTGAATTAATGGACAGCATCATAGACTTTGTCAAAAACTTATGA